Proteins from one Erythrolamprus reginae isolate rEryReg1 chromosome 6, rEryReg1.hap1, whole genome shotgun sequence genomic window:
- the DNAI7 gene encoding dynein axonemal intermediate chain 7 isoform X5 gives MSLWQEETQNDITTVVEKGSKVLELIVKLEMYVLETPFDEISLSDVLQYQETIVQLQNLLCHKYNQATEHLLKQASSYGESESGNMELIMREKDVTLCLWANLKKNARFRNQLFKDENQQPCHGFELPKPLTTCDVAVRILHTPYDHLSPFHDFPKELPKLDLPSAEEMAEAQLSKDTGVQSEDRDTLKAFSEVKTEASTRTMTYSDVFSYSERRRSSSSGSRDEHYTKSSFFLRSTSRAHVSALRLFDISELDILEDYTVDLHQFMSVGGVYHCDLLKLPPQAKQVKGWTMVEVLDKGLETYPYTATCEESEDNSGVTVGITIHLSDAVIYFEEPLIARWDRQEKYWRTDDIGEVNYSMKEKEISFRMNGFFTVTLLQDAHLNMPYQAWELQPVALNKAIFSVLTTFAEVEIHIKDNQCMIYSVATMEESDLLMGLREQWMTPMALMMALKRAGMNIFPAEYSTKYVSVNKKTLLAEIMVYQQMSLVATSFAFGWSKWNLKSGENNLVFKACEHLTDDDEIQDEDWDLYMFNGQRAQKLAIGEESEAFSQNIAEGSEFHSTLYHLLKDYGSNDAMDRVRQSNYLFIDAVYQLLLATRVLTYS, from the exons ATGAGTTTGTGGCAAGAAGAGACCCAGAATGATATTACGACGGTAGTGGAGAAAGGCAGCAAGGTGCTAGAA CTGATTGTCAAGTTAGAAATGTACGTCCTGGAGACGCCCTTTGACGAGATCTCTCTCAGTGATGTCCTTCAGTACCAGGAGACTATTGTGCAGTTGCAGAATTTGCTTTGTCATAAATACAACCAAGCCACAGAACATCTGCTGAAG CAAGCCAGTAGTTACGGAGAATCTGAGAGTGGAAATATGGAACTTATCATGAGAGAGAAGGACGTTACGCTGTGCCTTTGGGCCAATCTCAAGAAGAATGCAAG ATTCCGGAACCAATTATTTAAGGACGAGAACCAACAACCCTGCCATGGATTTGAACTTCCCAAGCCGTTGACCACCTGCGATGTGGCTGTACGCATCTTGCACACCCCTTACGACCATTTGTCGCCTTTTCACGATTTCCCCAAAGAACTCCCAAAGCTGGACCTGCCATCCGCCGAGGAGATGGCCGAGGCTCAGCTCAGCAAGGACACAGGAGTCCAAAGTGAAGATCGGGATACCCTGAAAGCCTTTTCTGAGGTCAAAACGGAAGCTTCAACGAGAACCATG ACCTATAGCGATGTCTTCAGTTATTCGGAAAGAAGAAGGAGCAGCAGCTCCGGAAGTAGAGACGAGCATTATACCAAAAGCTCCTTTTTCCTTCGTTCCACCTCCCGAG CTCACGTTTCGGCCCTGCGGCTCTTTGATATCAGTGAATTGGACATCCTGGAAGATTACACGGTGGATTTGCACCAGTTCATGTCAGTGGGAGGCGTCTACCATTGCGATTTGCTGAAGCTCCCGCCTCAAGCCAAGCAAGTCAAAGGATGGACCATGGTGGAA GTCTTGGATAAAGGATTAGAGACTTACCCCTACACTGCGACATGTGAGGAATCTGAAGACAACTCAGGGGTGACTGTGGGAATCACCATCCATCTTTCTGATGCTGTGATTTATTTTGAAGAACCACTGATAGCAAGGTGGGATCGTCAAG AGAAATACTGGAGAACCGATGACATCGGGGAGGTGAACTACAGCATGAAAGAGAAGGAGATCTCCTTCAGAATGAACGGCTTCTTCACCGTCACGTTGCTTCAGGATGCTCACCTCAACATGCCCTATCAAGCCTGGGAGCTCCAGCCTGTAGCGCTCAACAAAGCTATTTTTAGTGTCCTCACCACCTTTGCTGAGGTCGAAATCCACATCAAG GACAACCAATGCATGATCTACTCTGTGGCGACAATGGAAGAGTCTGACCTGCTCATGGGGCTGAGAGAACAATGGATGACGCCCATGGCCCTCATGATGGCCCTGAAGAGAGCTGGCATGAACATCTTTCCCGCCGAATACTCCACAAAGTACGTCAGCGTGAACAAAAAA ACGCTcttggcagaaatcatggtttatcAGCAAATGTCTCTTGTTGCAACCTCTTTTGCCTTTGGCTGGAGCAAGTGGAACCTGAAGAGTGGAGAGAACAATTTGGTCTTTAAG GCCTGTGAACATCTAACCGACGACGACGAGATCCAAGACGAAGACTGGGACCTTTACATGTTCAACGGCCAAAGAGCTCAGAAGCTGGCAATCGGCGAAGAGAGCGAGGCCTTCTCCCAGAACATTGCAGAAGGCTCCGAATTCCACTCCACTCTTTATCATCTCCTGAAAGATTACGGGAGCAACGATGCCATGGACCGGGTCAGGCAGAGCAACTACCTCTTCATCGATGCCGTCTACCAATTACTCCTCGCCACCAGGGTGTTGACATACTCCTAA